Below is a genomic region from Ostrea edulis chromosome 10, xbOstEdul1.1, whole genome shotgun sequence.
TTTACCGATTGTGTACACGtattatatttacttttcattACATTACAATGAAGGTACgatataaacaagaggctcacaggccttatcagtcatccgagtactagtgaaaaatgaTCTTTATATACTCCCAAAGGCTACATGAAatctagagagaaaaaaatcctactctgaatatctaagctaaattttaacattcagcaaaagtataaaacaagatgtgttcttacaacttcaatgccctcataagTGCATACACTGGTGAAATGCTTTACACAATATAATAGGCATAATAAGATTATAATATTGAAATGTAattatgactaatttggacccatcctagaataaaaaccctgggttgtgaaattcaccatttgtTGTTCATcttttttctgctattccttagtatgcaaattttatacaattttatacagtattagcaaacttacatatataaacactataataCTAAGATTGtacccaccctggggtcaaaacccttaccccggggatcatgaaattgacaattttggtagaagccttcctgctttacatcttaatgcatttagttttactTAAACATGTGCCGTTCTAGAAAAAGAGGACAGTTTTTGTCCTGCACCCAAGGCCCCAGGAGTGCAGAAatcctgaattttacaatttatgtctcactttttccaaagatgcttcatacgaAATTTTGAGGGGACATTTTTTTTAGGTGTGCGGTAGTACCGGTATACCGGTATTTTTCTGGTACCGGTATGTACCACGGTACACGAGGCGAAATCCCGATATATTCAAGTCTGATAACtcttaacaaaaatataaaaattgaaacaagaaaaaataattaaaagaaatttgtGTACGCAGTGACTCACATTATTTACATCGTTCCCTCGTGGTGATGTAATGAAAGGCAAGTCTAATAACTGTACACAATCAGTAAAACATACGAAGTATAAAACGCAATGATTTgattattaatgatatgaaaacaaatcaaaattaaagaaaagaaaaatgatagaaaacattccattaagtaattattttaatatatacggtagattataaaaattgtttttatgttaaTTGGTTTATGTGGGTCGAATACCATTTCCGCCTATTAGGCAAACCCcaagttaaaaaaataatataaaatggCAGATGCAGATTTGTGCGTTCGAAACCACCGTTCTTCGAgcgagtacaaattcctgccAATTCTGAACGGCGAGTTAATGTGTTTGAGGTGCAAAAATGTAGGAATTGTggtcgaagaacaagaacacattcgtgcgcacatgttctcgttatTGTCTTTAGAGAAAAGGACAGGCATATCCTACATGTAGaagttctcgtcattcgcgactctaagaaCTTGACTTTGAGATCGTGTCAAATAAATTCCACAGGTTtccccctattaattattttgattgtcGTCCCAGTCAGTAGTCTAGTCACAGTCGATTCTATTCATGATACAGAGACACTGCTATATTGTATGTACGATATACTTTTATGTTTGGATTAAACCTTTGTTCTGTTAACtggtttcaaaatagatttaaataggatattttccttattatttatatttgaataaattaaatgcaatttacaatcaataaactaataactgctcattatatacaataaatcacaaCTAAAATCCACTAAAATTGAATCATAAAACTAAAAGATTAAATCTGCGGTATACCATGGTATGTACCGCggtattttgcaaataccacAGTATACCGCGGTACATTTAGTTTCTGCGGTACCcaactctaaaaaaaaaaattggaattatagttatcaagagaaagttaaaaattagtcaatttttatACAGTGAAAATCACTGGAAAAATGTTTAAGTccaattataatacaaaattaatacataaaaattcaaagatttggattaaaaatgaccaaaaaaaaaacaattataatacattgaaaaatcactgaatttttttaagtccaattataataaaaaattaatacatatacattcaaagatttggattaaaaattactaagttttaaaaaaggaatacaattttaatacagtgaaaatgactaagtttaattttgatacaaaaataatatgcttggaaaaaaaaatgaagtccctaaaaatacaaaaataatatattgaaaataatctaagtccaaaatgatacaaaaataataccctttaaaaaatcaaattcagAATTTAATGCAAAAATGAGTTacccatttttttaatttttttttttttgtgatacaaaaataatatattttttctgtattaattcaaaaaagtacaaaaatgactgtattaataatatattaaaaatatactttcatgtattatttttcaatatggggtctattgttcacacatttaataccTGAAAATAttgaccccaccctgatactaaaacccctacccttggataatcaaatttaaaataataGTAAAGGACTACTTGTTATTTTTAGCTATTcaattagttttaatttagtatcaatggcactaaagaagatgttatttaagtgttttgcaCATAagcactatatagtaagtttggccccagcATGCGGTCAGAACCACTGGCCTACcctgggaatcatgaaatttacaactttggcagaagccttcctgctctagtttcccatgcatttagttttttgtagacatgtgcagttcttaagaagaagatttttgaaaatttgtcaacttTGGGTAGTTTTTGCCCTACTCCAAGGctccaggggtgctggagtgatgagatttacaatttatgtcccccttgtcccaaagctgcttcataccaaatttaaaaaagaattggatagttatcaagaagttaaaaatgttcaatcgtTAAGGAACGACGGACGACGCATGACGCGGATGACAACCATTTGCAAAAAGTCACCTGacttaactcaggtgacctaataaagtGAGTCACTACGTAcacaaatttctttaattattttttgttttatatatattttttttttattttaattcaattttatatttttgtttatagcTATAAGATTTTAATATAATAGGGATAGTTTAACTCCTGTACCACAGTATATTCCGACACCAGAAAAATACTGGTACACCGGTATACCGATAATACTGTGCACCCGCTAAAAATTGTATTATTCAATgaatcatatagtgaaaattagcACTGCCCTGCAGAAATAATTTTGAACCTTGGgtgtgtaatatatatacttGATTACACAATTTCTAATGTAAGTGTTACAAATCTTTCATAAATCTACATTTAAAGTTACATAAAcactttcattttgaaagtgTTTTTGGAGGGGGGACATTCATCAAAATATGTGAATTCACTCATTAATCAGATTTGTAAGATATAGAACCCCTAAAATCATGGGACCTATTCAACACAGAGACTGGgtgttatgtacatgttaaatGTCAAACAGTacacaatttagattttgtcCACACCTGCTGCAGAAATTAACGACATTCCACGGAAATACACAACATTTTACAGAAATACACAACATTTTACAGAAACACACAACattttacagaaatatacaaCATGTCACAAGCCAGAGCTATGTTGATAtcactgatatttacattcttgACAGCtgtgaaaaataatcatttttatcattcttaaattcataaattcagaggaagaaaacaaagaattctgaaatttatcaGGGAGCACAATTAAAAGTAACTCTGATTATAACTCACACTATgaataaaactaaacactaaATTTAATTATAACTCACCCTGAAATTAAAACTAAGCACAACCTATAATTATAACGCATTGTAATTAAAACTGAACATTAATTACCACTATTTATATCCtgcactgtaattaaaactaatcactacttctaattataacccacactgtaattaccACTAAACACTACCTTTAATTATAGCCCACACTgcaattaaaactaaacactacctttatctataacccacactgtaattaaaactaaacactacctctaatcaTAACCCACACCGTAATTAAAACTCAACATTCTCTATAAATTTATAACCCAGACTGTAATTAGTACTAAACATTACcgctaattataacccacactgtaattaaaccTAAACACTACCtttaattataacccacactctaattaaaactaaacactacctctgaTTATAACCCAGACTGTAATTACAACTAAACACCACCTCTATTTATAACCtatactgtaattaaaactaaacactacctttaattataacccacactgttattaaaactaaacactacctttaattataaccctaactgtaattaaaattaaacagtacctctaattatagcccagactgtaattaaaactaaatactacctctaattataactcacactgtaattaaaactaaacactacctctataAATTTATAACCCAGACTATAACTAAAATtaaacactacctctatttataacccacagtgtaattaaaattaaacacTTCCTCAAATCATAACTCACAATGTAATTAAACCTAAACACTATCTCTAACTATAACCCACACTgttattaaaactaaacactacctctaattataacccacactgtaattaaaactataCACTACCTTTATTTATagcccacactgtaattaaaactaaatactacctctaattataacccacactggttattcatgttttttgttgttgttttttttttgtgaattcTAAAAACGTTGAACTttcaataaatttgaaatcacaatacttttctcaaatcaataacatcaaaacgtatgacttttcaatactttacacgatcatttctcgcgataaattaaaaactaattacatacttatatatacataaacacacacatacatatataaacacacatatatatatttaaatcatacaCTATAATACTTTTGGTGTCACATAATATTCTAGTGAAATATGGCTTTCAGATCTTAATATGAAAACGAACAAAACAtcaatttcatatatatatatatatatatatatatatatatatatatatatatatgtatatatatatatacatatatatatatatatatatatatatatatatatatatatatatatatatatatatacgtatacatatacacacacacacacacatatatatatatatatatatatatatatatatatatatatatatatatatataaatcatacactatattacttttaagaaaattaatatataagacatatagatatacattcaTAAACATAAATTCGATATTTATAATactataacaaatatatataaatatggatatttttcAATCATGTTAATGCAAACTAAACACTAACTCTATAATTACAACatacactgtaattaacactaaactttacctctaattataacacaaactgtaattataaaaataaacactacctctaattataacccacactgtaattaaaactaaacattaCCTTTAATTATAGCcgacactgtaattaaaacttaaCACTACTTctatttataacccacactgtaattataaaactaaacactacctctaattataacccacactgtaattaaaactaaacactgcctctaattataacccacactgtaattataaaactaaacactacctctatttataacctacactgtaattaacactaaacactacctctaattataactcacACTGTAATTATaactaaacactacctttaTTTATAACCcacattgtaattaaaactaaacactacctctaattataacccacactgtaattaaaactaaacactatctctaattataacccacactgtaattaaaactaaacactacctctaattataacccacactgtaattaaaaataaacactacctctaattataacccacattgtaattaaaactaaacactatctctaattataacccacactgtaattaacactaaacacttcctctaattataaccctcactgtaattaaaactaaacactacctctaattataacccacactgtaattaaaactaaacactacctctaattataacccacactgtaattaaaactaaacactacttcttattataacccacactgtaattagaATTAAACattacctctaattataacccacactgtaattaaaactaaacactacctctaattataacccacactgtaattaaaccGAAACACTACCTACCTCTATGTATTTATAACCCagactgtaattaaaactaaacactacctctaattataacccacactgtaattaaaactaaacactacctctaattataactcacactgtaattaaaactaaacaatgCATCTAATCATatcccacactgtaattaacatgtgtttttatattgactgatatagtacaataaactacagtactactagtacttaccagtcagagagtacctcCTCTGTAGATATCTATATACAGACACTGTGTTGGTGTTGAATGATGCGACCCAGAGAAGGTGagttttatcatcatagttcaGGCTGCGTGGTTCGTTTATCCCGTGTTGTTGTGTCAGTAACAGAGACAGGAAGTGACCGTCCTTGTCAATCATCTGTACTGTGTTGGTGTCTAGATCACACACCAGGATGTGTGACAGCGCGTCTGTACATATTCCACATGGTGATAGTGATGATCCTGATGGAGGTCCTGTGTAGGAGAATCGATGTCTGCCCCCGCGCTCTGTCACCACTACAACACCACGGTTATCATTAACAATCCAGTGAGACACAATGATATCACCGTTATTGTTCTCTGTGATATAATGAGAATAACTATACAGCGTGTGACCTGTGTTGTCGTGTTCTATGGTCAGGATGTGTTGACCACTACTGTTGTACCGGGTTACCTTGCCTGTCTCTGTATCAGTGTTACACATCCCCACCATCATATCTCCAGTGGACGGGGAGCAGTACATACACTGTGGATACCATGGTGATGTACTCTGTATCAGTCTGGTGACTGTTTTATTGTCTGTAGACAGTTTGTTGATGTTAAGTTCCCTGTCTATATAAATCAGTTCACCAGAACTGTTCACTGTGTGTACTCCTCCTCCATACCATGGTGTTCTATCTGTCACACGGTGTATAGTGTCTCCTGTTGTGTCTGTCAAGATGAGATCGTCTCTATCAGAGACCCAGACCCGGTCTGACATCACACGAGATATGTGAAACACACGACTAACACCTGTCACACAGACAGACGTGTGTAATACAGGTGTGGACATCAGTTTCACACACTCGTCTATTCCTACTTGTCGTTTTCCTGTTGTCATTTGGATTTCTGGGATGACACTCAATAACTGACTAGGACAGTTCTTTATCTGGGGGACACGACCGGTCTTTATAAACAAGAGGAATTGTACCGCTCTGTTTGCTGATTGTTCATATCTGTCTTCATAGTTCTGTAGGTGAACAAGTTGTCTGTTCATTTTTCTCTTCTGTTGTTGTATtctatcaatcaataattcaacATCACATACCACAGTGTCAATCAGATCCTTCAGTCTCTGGGCTTTTGTTGACATCTGTGATTGACGGTGACAGATTTGTGGGGGACAAG
It encodes:
- the LOC125653150 gene encoding uncharacterized protein LOC125653150 isoform X3 → MDTLGLSTQLKVRQCSQCQRDTEFYCNTCKLDLCLQCKKKHVTENNTKYHNIMFYITRHTERSFTTQCKLRQCSQCQGDTEFYCNTCKRDMCLQCKEKHVDDLDTIYHDVVIYREKFNCFPLRETCVRHPKRKYRMFCDQCNYSVCKRCTDHRTHTLVDLRTAYQTKRQQHREIIDNIRSETLYNCRVLLAGIQTDIQTCPPQICHRQSQMSTKAQRLKDLIDTVVCDVELLIDRIQQQKRKMNRQLVHLQNYEDRYEQSANRAVQFLLFIKTGRVPQIKNCPSQLLSVIPEIQMTTGKRQVGIDECVKLMSTPVLHTSVCVTGVSRVFHISRVMSDRVWVSDRDDLILTDTTGDTIHRVTDRTPWYGGGVHTVNSSGELIYIDRELNINKLSTDNKTVTRLIQSTSPWYPQCMYCSPSTGDMMVGMCNTDTETGKVTRYNSSGQHILTIEHDNTGHTLYSYSHYITENNNGDIIVSHWIVNDNRGVVVVTERGGRHRFSYTGPPSGSSLSPCGICTDALSHILVCDLDTNTVQMIDKDGHFLSLLLTQQHGINEPRSLNYDDKTHLLWVASFNTNTVSVYRYLQRRYSLTDYPDSEEEDTREKFDTDDEDARGKSDTDDKDTRGKSDSDDKDTRGKSYSDDKDARGKSDTDDKDARGKSDTDDKDARGKSDTDDKDARGKSDSDDEDAKGEADPKTCCQR